One Aegilops tauschii subsp. strangulata cultivar AL8/78 chromosome 2, Aet v6.0, whole genome shotgun sequence genomic window, TAGCAATCAACAAAATGACTTCTGATAAGGCTCCCGGGTTAGACTACTTCACCAACATCTTTTGAAACAGAATGTTGAAACACTATCAAAGGGGACATAATGTGTGTGGTACACCTCTTTTAGGATCTCCATGGGGCCAACCTCCATTGGCTTAACTCTGCGAATGTGGAGTTGTTACCCAAAAAGGAAGTGGTGGAGGGCATCACTAATTAAAGACTGATAAGCCTTATTCACGCGATTGCGAAAATAATTGCAAAAATTCTTGCCATCCAGCTCGACCCTCACATGGACACCCTAGTTTCTAATGCCCAAATTTCCTTCATCAAGCGGAGGAGCATCCACGATAACTTCATGTACGTGCGTAACCTCGCACACTAGGTCCGCAAGAGCAAGACCGCCCCGCTCCTCTTTGAACTTGACACCCGCAAGGCCTTCGACTTGGTGAAGTGGGGATACATCCTTGACCTTATCCAAAGAAAGGGATTTCCTTGCAAATTCCGCAATTGGGTGATCGCGCTCCTACACTCAATCATGCATGGTTGTGAGCTGAGACAAGGGACACTTTGCCCCCTCCTATCGGTCATTGCTATCGACCCACTCCAACAACTTCTCAAAATGGCAACGAGAAAGGGGCTCCTCCATAAGATTAAGGGACATGACGCTATTGTGAGAACATCTTATATGCGGATGTCACGATGGTTGATAAGGATCAACGTGATGGTCCTATAGTTTTTGCATGATCTTTCACCGCAAGACAATTAGATAGCTAATCTTCCAATCACGCGATGAACGCAACCTGAAGAAGAGGAATGAATCCAGCAAGCAACGTGATGGTGATCAACACGCCTCAAACCCCAGCCTGATAATTCTTGATGCACAAAAGAACCTTCATGCAACTTTATTCAATCTAGATATGCGGCGGCGCCGTCCCCAGAGGGATGATTCACCCCGAGACACAACTCAAAATCTAAACTCTCCAAGATTCCTCCCCTAAACCTTAGAAGCTGGGTCCTTTATATAGGAGACCAGAAACCAAGTCGGTTGGACAGGCCCAAACCGAGACACACAAATAAATATCCTAATTGGCCCATAACATGGCctgaaataaaataaataactaAAAATGCAATCGACCGAATTACCATGGTTCGATGACCCCCTCGGCATGCCTCTAACTTGGTGGAGTCCTGAAGTTGGGCTTCACCTCCTTCATGGGAACAACAGGTGGTACTGGAATGCCCTCATCAATGGTGTTCATGGTGCCCATCAAGAGAGATATTCATAACCTTTCCGGCATCCTCAAAGGCTTTGGTGAAGTCACGACCCTCCAAACCAACTTTAACAAGATCTTGGTGGTTCCGATAAGATGCGCGGGCCTCAACCTTGAGCACATTCTTCAAGGCTTGTCGGCtacggaacccccccccccccccccccccccgcgcgagTATCCtccacaacacaaacaaaatcgAGCGGGCCTTCCTTTGGCCCGGTTCGGATAAGACCATCGGTGCTAAATGCAAGGTTAATTTAGGCATGGTGTGTCGGCCCATCGAGCGGGGTGGCCTTGGAGTCCTAGACACAATGATATTTGTGAGAGCATTAAGATTGAGACGGCCTTGGTATGAATGGAAGGAACCAACAATTATGTGGTTTGGCATGGGAAACCCATGTGATGATATGGACCTCGAGCCCTTATATGCCTCCACCATATTCACTATCGGCAACGGAGCCAAGAACCCTTTTTGGGAGGCACCTTGGGTGTAAGATCAGAAACCCAAGGAGATCGCGCCCCTTATTTTTGAGGCATCCACGAGGAAAAATTGAAAAGTCAAGGTTGTGCTCCACAAGGATGTGCGGATATCCAAGATAAAGATCACTATCAACTTCACCTTCGAGCATGTAAGACAATTCATAAACCTTTGGACTATTCTCCAAGGGTTCCACTATGGGGAGCATGCCGAAGACGATATCATCTGGAAGCACATGGAGAACAATCAATCCTCCACGACCACCGCTTACTTGGCACAATTCATGGGCACTATCTACTCCCCGATGCCACACACGGTGTCGAAAGCTTGGGCACCCTGTAAAAAAGTCAAGTTCTTCGCGTGGTTGGTGATTCAAGAAATAATTTGGACCGCCGATAGGTTGGCAAAGCAGGATTGGCCAAATTGTGATCTTTGCCCTCATTGCAAGAGAGAACAAGAATCCAACACGCACCTCTTCtagaagtgtagattcactcttCTTTTATGAAACTTGGTCAATGAGTGGCTACACCTCGACACCTCCTCATGGCGTCTTGAGCAAATGGTTAAAGATTGGTGGATCAATCGCTACGGCAAGAATATTCAAAATCGTAAAGCTTGCCTTGCGCATCCCTCGCCATGCTCATTTCTTGGTCTGTATGGAACGAAAGAAATGCACGGGTCTTTCACAACAAGTCCTCACCACCAACAATCTTGCTGAACGACATCAAACTTGAAGTATCTCTTTGGGTGGTTGCGGGAGCAAAAAAAATTAGGGACCATCATTCCGGGAGAGTAGAGTAACACCTTTTGTAGTTCCGAGCATGTAACAAACAATCTATTCTCTTCTTGATTCATACATGAGGCAAATATTTTGCCTCGGTCTTtttaaaaagaagaagaaggaaaaaagcCAAAACAATACCAGGACATTTTGTCAACCAAAATCTGAACCCTCGACCGCCTGTCTGCCGTGCGGCCGCGCCGATTCCCAACAAGATATACTGTAGCTGCGTGCGATCTCATCTCGTCTGGACAAAACGAAATAGGCTTCCTGATACGCTGGCCGCCGGCCGATCAGAGCCGGGTTGACCATATGCCGCATAGTATGTGATAGATATGCAGCCTCGTCGCAAGATCCAGAAACCCTATTACACTATCGAAACTGCTCCATAATTTTATCGTATCCTCTCGCCCAAGAGCGACACGGGATTCAGGACCACATCGCGGCAGCTTCTCGCTACTTCTGGGCTCCATAATTTTATGCGTCGATCGGCCCGTCCGCCAATGGTGAATCATGAGTGTCCCTGCCCTGCCCAGACATCCCAGGCAGAAAATTACAATGAAATTAGGGCTTGCAAGTTGCATCTAAACAACGGGGAATAGTAAACTTTCGTCGAAAACAAGCAAGTAGACTCTATCAGGCCAGGCAGTCTCCTGGTTTAACTGATCTCATTCTCTCCTTCTTGTGGATCCCTAGGAAACTTCCTTAACTAACAAAGACCACATGCCAGCAAGCAGCTCAAAAAAGGCACACATGCCTGCTGTGCCATAGTGTACTTGTACACTGCTTCTGAGCTGAGGCGCTGTGTATGGATGGAAAGACGGCAATGTGGAAATGCCGATTTCCCGGTTCAAGTACAAAATCGACAAAAGAAAATGAGATTTTTTTTTCGACTGTGAATCATGTAGTAGGTTACTTGTTGAGCCAGATTTTAGAAAGTGCACCAGGTTTTATTAGACCCCTAGTCCTGATTTGAGCTCGGTTCAACCCTTCAATTTGAGTGTTTTTCATAGTTATAAAAGCGTGGGTCAGCCATGCATTCATTTTACACAAATACATGCATGGTCCATCATGGAATATAGTACCACAAAAAAGTATTAAAATCCAGCTTGTTTTGGGACGAACAAATGAAGAGAGTGGGCATTTTCACCTGATGGTACACCATGTACTCTGCAATGAACTCATATTCAATTGGCACATCGGCCTTTGCCAAAGGTGCACAGTGTTGCTTGGCACCCACTCATGTGTACCTTTTTTTCCAGAGTTGGCACGGGCGCACACGAATGTGCCGGGGACCTGCCCCTGATCCAAATGCCAATGGAGATTTGGGATCGATGCAACCCCCCGGCTCCAGGCCGGCTGGCTTTCCGTTTTCGGCTGCTTTGCATGTTCCAAGAACCCTAGTTGCTGTACCCTTTCTGTCCATTCATGGCACATacttccattgcaccatgttcttGAGATTGACCACATTGGTTAAACTAAGATAAAGTGCACATGAGGTTTTACTTTACTTCACTTCGCTAATTACTGCAACATCTAGTTTCCAGAGAGTGAAAAGGAATTTATATATAAGAGGAGTATACATGGAACATGGATATATCAGACCTCCGAAACAAAAATCAAAGGGAGTAATCCCTCAAAAAGAAAAGAAGGAAAGAGGGAGTAAGACTAATTAAGCTGAAAACTGATTCCTCCTATGAACAGCAGATCAAATCTTGGCCTGTCGACACGTCCGTTCAGTGCCGATTCCATCATATGTCCTCCGCCTCATCGATTTGGCGTTCAACACATCGTTCAACATCTATCACCGGGATCATTACAGCGTCGATAGCACTATAACATCCGTGTAATCTGCAAAATTTTACACCATCCAAAATTCAGCAGTTGGCAAGATAACTCTAACTGTTGATACTTGGAGATCTTTTGGGTGAACTGGTTGTCCATGCATGCAATTCGATGGTACTATGCATATCAGTTATAGAGCTTACCATTTCACAACATAATGATCTTGACCTTGTGTGTCAGGTATTGCTTTACACCTCTAGAACAATGACTGTAAAAAAGCAAGAAAATACAAATAAGTCCATGCATGCATATTTAATTACTATGCGAAGAAATGCTTCAATCTTCCTGCATGCATGGGTCTGATTACACGAGTGCAAAGTAGTAGTCACTCATCAGTCATCACTCCATGCTAATTAGTCAAGTCTGAAGTGAAATTAGTTGGGTCTAGCAACTTACAATCTGAATCTGTTTTGTCCCACTTGAAGATATCTTCATCATTGtaatcctcttcctcctcctcgtcgtggCGACCATCCATTTGGATCCTTCCCATTGGTTTGTCCTCTAGGTAATACTTCCTCGATGACGATGCCGCGTTGCTCGGGCGAGGGACGCTCATCTTCTTTTGAAGCATCGTCTTAAACAACTACACATACACAAACAAAGGTTAGGAAAATAGCATTACTTTTGCATGATtgcccatgcataaaaaaacgtAATAATTAAACCTAGCTATGTGAACACTGGTTATCAAGATCTGCGTGGTACGTAATATATGTACATCGAATATCATATGTGTATTACGTACCTTCTCCAGTTTTGTTTCCACTGGATCCTTGAGGCTGGGCTGCGGCGGGAAGCCGCCCCGGCAGGCGAACATGTTCTTGAGGAGGAACTTGAAGGACTTCTGCTTGACGCCCCCGCCGTTGCCGTTGGTGCTGACGAGGAGCTCCCTGGCCTTGCTGAGTATGATCTGCGTGTCCGGCGAGAACTCCCCGTTCTGCCCGCCGTCGGCGCCCTGCAGCCTGAGCGAGAGCCGCCGGTCGACCTCGAGGCTGGAGGGGCAGTTGAGGAACCTGTCGAGCGGCAGGTTCTGctcctcgtcgccggcgccggcggTGGAGCCGCGGGAGCTGGACTTGGACTTGGCGCGCCGGAGTAGCTTGTTCAGCGCATCCTGCAGCTTCTTCACCTCCTCGATGGTGAAGTCCGGCACCGCCTGATCTGGCGCCGGCGCCGGAGCCGGCGTGGGCTCGTTGCCGAGAGTCCCGATGGAGAGCATGCTCCAGTCTCCGGGGAGCTCGTCGTCGGCCTGGCCGCGGCAGCTCTTCTCCCGGACCGGGGCATCTACGCACGTGAAACGCATGCATGAGCATCTACGTACTCTTCAGAGAAAGCGTACGTACGCATGCATGGAAGTGAAATGAAACGAGTGACTTACTGCGAACCGAGCTCGcgcccgcggcggcggcggcggcggatcgttTCTTCTCCTGCTTGGTGTTGAGGCGATTCTGCACCCAGTTGATGATCTGGAAAACGAAACCAACACTGTCAGCTGCTGCACTACTCACCAGAAAACAAAAAGGAAGAAGAACTGCCACACAAGAGCATCATCAGCAGTGAGCTTACCCCCATCAATTAATCCCTACTCTCTTCAAGCACAAGCTGCTGGCTTCTTCGGACGGGTCGGTGAATTACCCTGTGAAATTGGCGCGATGTATCCGCAAGAATGATCGGTGAGCAGCTGATACGCAACTGTTTTCAGGGTTTTTCAGATGCCCTCTGCCTGGTTGGCGATGAGCGAGGACACAACACACGGGGGCTTCTCCTGCGGCCACTACTGCATGTATCAGGACGAAAGCTTGAGAGAGCTAGCGCGTCTAGTAAAAAGGAAGCGAGTGAGTGACTTGGATGGAGCAAGGGTCCCCTACCCCCACGAATTAAATAGGATGAGTGAGAGCGCTGGCGGCCGAATTACATCCACTGCTTGATGTATATATTACTGCAATAAGGGGAAGAAAAGGACAAACGGCTACCTATGTTAATCAGGCCAAATTGCATCCAGTTGAAGCATACATTACTGTTTTCAAGAATCGCCGTTACGAGTATACAGTGTATGATGtacttttttttagaaaaggagtgTATGCTGTACTTTTCTGTTACTGTATATTGACTAAGAAATTCGTGGAAGTGGAGCATTCGTGTTAACAGGGAATCGCACAAATGCACAACATTTGGGGCTGAGATAATACAAAACCACGACTCTTGGGAATTTTTAACAAAAACCCACAATTCTAGGACTGGTCACTAAAAAAAACACAAATATTATGTAAATATTGTGCATTTGTGCAATTTGCTCTAGCGTTAATTAGGTGCAAGCAATGCTTGTTTGTCCCTATCTTATCGTGGGAGCTTAAATATTGAGGTGCTCCGCCACTCGCAATAAATCACGTGAAAATTTTGCAAAGAGAATTGGATCGAGCATGTACTCCCTCTCTTCTTGTTTGTAACTCTCATTTTATCAAATTTTGACCTGGGATTTAAATAGCAAAATATAATTAATAAACCGCAAAGGAGGGAGTAGGAGAGTAGAAATATAGGATCACAACTCGGGGATATGATTGTACCGGTTGTTTTCTCCTCTATGTAAAAATGTTGTGTTTGCTGCTCCGTTCTCGTTTTTCAGCGTGGAGTTCTTTTAACCACATAACTACATTGCAACACGAGCAAAAAATGAAAGCACCATCCATGCATGACCTCCAACTCAACCATACACACCGCCACCATCGCCCCCACTGGCATGCCACCTCCTCGTCCGCACGCTCGTGGCACTTACCTGATTAATTCGCCGCTACCCACATCCCCCAACTTCAAAATCTCACAATGACAATGCCCTGGCATACCGTCACCGACGTCACCGACGCAGGCGACACTCGCACCACCCTGCCCTCTCAATCTGTCGTGACAAGCGTCCACAGCCTCCCGACTTGCATTGCCATATCCCCCATCTTGTGCCGCAACTTTTCGTTGCCCACACCGCCCGCCCCATGCAAATTCCAGCAGCCTGTAGGTGACCGAGGACTTGAGGGGGGTCATTGGCAAGGTAGAGCCTGGCCCATATTCCGTTGAGGTCGGCCTAATCCATGTTCTTCAAATCAGTCCCTCTTTTATTCGAATGATTTTTAGAGGATTAGAATTCTTATGATTTTTTGTGTGCATGTTGGTCGTTTGATTCGTATGATTGAATCCTATGATATTATTCGTAAGGAATCATTTGTGCTATATTTTATAGAAAATCTAGCATCCTTTGTTTTCCATGTGATGCAATCAAACAAACTCAAATCTTGTAGGATTTGGAAAGGCATGCTAGTGTTTTTTTCTATCCCTGCATTCTTAATTACAATCCCGCAAATTGAAGAGGCCCTCAATTTGACATGGTTTGTTAGTTGTATAGTGTTCTTCTAATATGATAATTGGATGCCATTACCGGCAAAAATAAAGATAACTGGATGTCGTTGCAGAGTTTTaacagtatatatatatatatatatatatatatatatatatatatatatatatatatatatatatatatatatatatatatatatatatatcgcaCATACTATCTCTGTCTCAAAATAAATGTCTCAATTTTAATACATCCTTATACTAaagctagtacaaagttgagacacttatttcaTGACGTGAGGTAAAAGGATCGAAGATCGTCCTTGAGAAAAGCACGTCCCATGCAGCAGCCAAGAGACTAAACCAGATGGAATACACACAACCAGGTGCCCGGTGCCAGCAGCCAAGAGCCTGAAGCCCCAGAACCTGAAGCCCTGGAACCGAAGCGGGCGTACGTGGCGCGAGCGCGGCCGATGGATGAAACCGAGCAAGATCCGCCGGACGCCTACGTGGGCTCACACGGACCCCGCCATCCGGCCCCTAGTTTAACCCAGCCGCGCGGCTGGGAGGTCGCGCTCGTCCTCTCCCTCCCACTTTAATCACTCCACCATCCACTCAAAAAAACTTAATTACGCCCACCAATCCCCTCCGGTATTTAGGCGGGGTTGCGGGATCGGAGGCGGGCCTCGTGGGGACTAATTAATCACGCCGCTAATTACTAAACCCGGAGACTAATGGCGGGCCGGGCGTCCAGGGGGTTGATTAGGGGTAGACCGGCGATTAAACAAGCAGGTGTCAGCCCGACACGATGTGGTCTGGTCCGGTCGTGACACTTGGCGCCTTGGATCGTGTTGGATGGCCCCTGATTGGCCGCGCCACTCGCAGGCGCCGTGGACGGGCCGACGCACGCGCATATGTCATTTTCTCGACAGGAAAATTGGGCGCCGTACTGCTCCGACGTGCCCCATGCCAGGTAGTCCGGCGCGCGAAGAAAGCCCCCACTTGCCCGGTTGCACGTCTTACTTCTTCTTGCGCATCGACGGAAAACATTTGGCGCCTATTTCCCAGGCATTGTGCTTGGGGCTTGGGGGCGACGCGCGCACGTGTCACCTTTTTTCTGAAAATAAAAAGCTTTCTACTACTACGTGCTCCATGCCTCCCAAGTCAAAGCTGTGCTAGGAGAAAAAATAGCTGCTACTTAGGTTGCATTGCAGTCCTGCCCAAATACAGACACGGTGTTACTGTATGACTCTAGGGCCACAATAATTCGAAGATACAGGAGAATCACATGAAATTGTAGCGAAGAACCAAGAAAATGGGAGAGGTTCAGAGTTCATTAACAGTTTAACACACACAGGTCCTTATATCCTCTTATACCATTGACGGCTATGGCTAGCGATCCGCACCGCATGTTGCCGCTGCGACACACCTACTGCATGCATACCGCCCAAGTGTATTACCGAAAACAATTGGACCTTAAACACTTTCAAGGAAGCAAGTCAAATCACAAGCCACGTGACTTGGCAAAGGCGGCGTTTCCCCTGGGCATCGGCCAGCATCTTTGGCATTTTAAATGAATATAATAAAGCCACCGTTCTACTTTAAAAAGAAGTCTCTACCATCTGCTCTCTCCTTTTTGTACAGTACAATATATTAAAAAGCTCATCCGAACATTTGGGCTAGTCCAAACTTACACTAACTATCCGAAGTTGTATCATCATGGACAAGTCGTACAACCAAGGACGGTCTGATCATTCTTGATCAAGCATTCTACACAGTATGACACCCACAGGCTTCCGCCCACTCTAGTTATGTACACACCCGGGGCTCTCACTACGACTCGGACCCTCCACAGCACACCTCCGCGCAGCACTCGTAGCAGCCAAGGCACGAGAGCGCGGCACAGACCTGCGCCAACAAGATGGCGCACTGGTCGTTCATCCTGTTGCACGCCTTGATGCAGCACATGCAGCAGAGGCAGTCCGCGACGCGGCTGCAGCACCCGCCCGCCTTCTTGAATATCTTCAACATCTCCAGTGGTTTCTCGTCGCCGAAAGCTGTGAGGAGGTTCTCCCTGGTGGCTGCTTTGTCACCGAATCCAAGTTTTAGACCATGAAGCTGGAATCGTAATGGCTCATTGGCGCCTGTGCGTCCTTTCGGTTTCTGCTTGACCTGCTTAGTAGTGAGTGCACAAAGTTTTAGTTAGCAGTCTTTATAATGTTTCAATAAGGCATCAACAAAAGAAACAGCGATATGCAATAGAGATCATCTCTAGGGCCAATCTGCCCTCGAAAGGAAAGAGAATAGTATGTGGGACCTACTTTTTGTGCTGCATCCAAATTGGTTTGGAGTACAACCATGCTTGTGTACTCTGAAAGAACACTATTCTCTATGCTTAATTTTATCACCTGCAAAATAGAAGAAACAGAGTTACTCAAAAACTATGCAACCATATAATATCAACTGAATGGTTTCAAACCGCACAATACAAGATGCTTTGAGCCATAAATGAACTGGAAACTGATCAGCACAAAAGCATGCAGCAACAGCACATCTTTAAATGTCTCAATATCAACAGCTTTTCACGGTTCTTCAGAAAAAGGATGTAGACTGAAATATCAGCAACTTGTCAAAAACCAATCAACAACCCTTTTACTTGTCTACTTGTATGATGCATGGAACAACTATGTTTTTGGTGCTTCTTCAACTTTGTGCACCATGATACGACAAGTTCTTGTTCTAGGATAACTCATTGATTTTTATTTCTATTAAATACAACTCCATGCCCTGAAAGTTCAATGCAGGTTTAaagcaaaaaaagaaaaggcGATGCACAATTGGATTAACCTGCAGCTCACCTTTCTCTCCAGTTGTTTGTCTGCAGAAAGCCATGCCTTTGCTGTGAGAAGAGCAATCTGCTGTGCTGCGAAAATCTGGAAACCATGATGAAAGAAATGCAGAACTTCTCAGCATACTAGGATAAGTGATGGTCCTAAAGCATGTAATACCACTTGGCCAAAGATTTAAATCATCTTCACAGAATTAAGTTAAGAACTTGCACAAGTATCCTGATGAATCAATCATAAGACAGATGTATAAAGTAGCAAAGTTTGAGCATTTTACATTATCAAGAGGCATGTCCGTTATATGCTGGACCTTCAGCTCAATCGAGATCTCTGTCATGTCAGCCAAGTAACCTGTTGCCACAACTGTCTCAGGGAACTTGCCTTGGTATTTTCCAGATATACATAAAGGACACTGTGTTGAAATGTCTGGAATATATTCAGAATCCACCTGAACAGAATGGAAAAGGAACAGTAATAAGATCATCAAATATACTGCATTTCTCTGTCTGTACTTACAAAATTGTGTCCCACATCCCATCCAGCACTAACTATGTTATGGTGATATAGAAGATGATAAGCAGCAAGTACAGTCTAATCCACATCTGTACACTGCCTGGAAAAATAATCTGAACTGTCTAATATAGAACACCGCAACATAAAGTGCCTAATAAAGCATTATACTACCTACATTCCAAAACGCTTTTGGTAGGCTAAACTAACCTaccaaaacgtcttatatttggGAATGGAGGTAGTATAACACAAAAACTGCAAAATGAAATTTACAGCAGTCGATAAATGCTAAGGGCATAGTTTCTTTTTTTATCATAAGCATCCTATAAATTCACAAAACCAAGTAACTTTTAGATCAATATGTACGAAAGGTGATGTGATTAACATGCAGACTCACTTCAAAATCATTGAGATGTCCTGTAGCATCAATGGAGATGTTTGCCACTATTGTATTTGATGCTTTCCTGAACCACTTAAGTATTCGACTCTCAATTGATCCTGGATTAAAAATAACAGGGAAAAGATACTATAATAAATATTTAGTAACTTGACTTCAATAAATCCTGCATTTATTGTTAATTAATCCAATTAAtgcatactccctccgtccggaaatacttgtcctagaaatggataaaagagatgtatctataactaaaacaagtctagatacaaccatttctaggacaagtatttccggacagagggagtaccaaTAAACAGGTTGTTGAACTGTTGATTGCTGAAAGATGTATTGCACATATCTCCAAATCAGTGATATAAATAGGACACCATCCGTCCCAAAAAGCTTGTCTCCGTATCTAGACAcattttagtgttagatacatccgtattttgacaaatctaagacaagcaTTTTAGGACGGAGGTAATACTGTTATTAAATTGACACAACTAAAAATTAGATTAAATCACAGTCAAAGAGCATGGTAGGAATTAATTTTTTTAGTAAAGTTTGGCAGCTCTCAGCTTATATTGATGTGGTACTGAGGAGAAGATTGGCTATGTGGATTGCTTTTGTTCCCTTTAAGAAAAACGTGGCCTTACTTCAGGACTTGGGTAGATACATGGATTTTTAAGTGGGAACATTGACGTACTTGTAATCAAATAATAATATCTACTAATATATGGCCATCACTCAAAACACACAATAGAAAAAGGCTATACATAATACACAAATCAATTTTCTATATTCAAAGTTCATAAGGGCACATCATACTGTTTTCTATTTCAAGTAAATGAAAGCAATGGGGTAAAAGGGGTGGGAGGTTAGTACCTGTCTCAAGTGCAGCATCAAAATGCCCCTTGCCAATTGATGCCACCATGCGCAAGAAATAATGGTTGCAATATAAACCTAACATTTTCAAGTGAGTGGGTTGCAAAGAATTAGAAAACAAAGTCTGAGAAAAAAAGAATTAGAAAACAAACACACCATACTACCAAATAACAAAAACATAGACTTATGACAAATAGACAATTATATGTTACCACACAGAGTTGTCTGTAAGCTCTTTTACGCAGGATGCATATAGAGAGATCAGATGCCAGAAATAAGAGACAATGGTTGCAATATAGAAAGATCAGATGCGAATAAGCTTAGAAACAATTTTCATTTTAGCCTGACAACTACTTGGATATAGTTCTAGAATTCAGGTACAATAAATTGTGTACTGGAAGGTGCTCCTTGAGATTACCTAGTCCGAACGTAGAAATTCGGGGAGATTTAGATCCTCTGCTGAGGAGCTCATTTTTCACAGTTTGGCAGATGTCATGCTCATCATCAACCGATCCATCAGTCATAAGAAAAATTTGTGGGAGCGCATCATGGGCACTTGACAATAATGCCATCGCCTTGCATGAGGAAAAAAATGCAAATATGAAACAACAGGGGAGGGGGGGCTATTATGCCCATACACATTGGGATCTTATTCAAAATAATGATAATACCTCATTTAAAGGATGCATAATATCTGTGCCACCCTCAGCAACAAAGTTGGCGTTCATCCAATCATTCGCACTTGCTATTGCTTTTTCATTTACTTTCTCTAAACATGATGAGAATGAATGGAGCTCCTCATTAAATGTTATAATGTTGAAGTAATCTCCTTGCACAAGTTCAGAAAGAGCTGTAGACACTGCATTCTTCACATTCTCAAGAGGTTTCCCTTTCATGCTTCCACTTGTATCAACAACAAATACGACTGCTTTCTTGAAGACCTATTGGATTGCTCAGATGAGATAAACCACCAAAAGGCATATTTTGTGAAGCGAGGAGAAAATGAAATTCTTCTGAGTTATTATATGAAAAAAGCTACTTCGATTGCACCATTGTTTCTCATGCCTTCAATGATGTACAGTATCAAGATACCGAGGAAGCACTTTATTATCAGCATTTCTCTAGAGCGTTGGAACAGAATTGAATGGCAAATTAGAAATATTTCATGACCACAGTATCATCTTATCGCGGTATCATGATAACAGTAGTGTTGCATTACCATATGCCACAAAGGTTACTACAAGAGATCCCTGCCTTTAAAATAGAACATTTTCCA contains:
- the LOC109770042 gene encoding uncharacterized protein isoform X3; its protein translation is MSYNTQVTEVEDQTMENTMKGILKPHMFCLTIPQVEGGADIVATVRWSQKLHYDNGRFTVDIPFRFPYYVNPLPKVFMKREKIQLTVNSGFSKEVLLQGTSHSLKEKARQGDKLSFLHEAVVENWSNKDFTFSYSVYSGDLSGGIHVQPSISQDYDDRDTFSIFILPGSGNRKVFKKAVVFVVDTSGSMKGKPLENVKNAVSTALSELVQGDYFNIITFNEELHSFSSCLEKVNEKAIASANDWMNANFVAEGGTDIMHPLNEAMALLSSAHDALPQIFLMTDGSVDDEHDICQTVKNELLSRGSKSPRISTFGLGLYCNHYFLRMVASIGKGHFDAALETGSIESRILKWFRKASNTIVANISIDATGHLNDFEVDSEYIPDISTQCPLCISGKYQGKFPETVVATGYLADMTEISIELKVQHITDMPLDNIFAAQQIALLTAKAWLSADKQLERKVIKLSIENSVLSEYTSMVVLQTNLDAAQKQVKQKPKGRTGANEPLRFQLHGLKLGFGDKAATRENLLTAFGDEKPLEMLKIFKKAGGCCSRVADCLCCMCCIKACNRMNDQCAILLAQVCAALSCLGCYECCAEVCCGGSES
- the LOC109770042 gene encoding uncharacterized protein isoform X2, with the translated sequence MEDFARAVEDGLKLSKRLVLPGGLPPPRPPAGMERGPDAAAALLLPAAPMAYAVVSDPGAVDTPDVPSYQPYVYGRLDPPALIPLQMKEIDLAVDCALDTAAVTLRARWWLHCITRSRECDVRLVVPMGEQGSILGAEVTVGRMSYNTQVTEVEDQTMENTMKGILKPHMFCLTIPQVEGGADIVATVRWSQKLHYDNGRFTVDIPFRFPYYVNPLPKVFMKREKIQLTVNSGFSKEVLLQGTSHSLKEKARQGDKLSFLHEAVVENWSNKDFTFSYSVYSGDLSGGIHVQPSISQDYDDRDTFSIFILPGSGNRKVFKKAVVFVVDTSGSMKGKPLENVKNAVSTALSELVQGDYFNIITFNEELHSFSSCLEKVNEKAIASANDWMNANFVAEGGTDIMHPLNEAMALLSSAHDALPQIFLMTDGSVDDEHDICQTVKNELLSRGSKSPRISTFGLGLYCNHYFLRMVASIGKGHFDAALETGSIESRILKWFRKASNTIVANISIDATGHLNDFEVDSEYIPDISTQCPLCISGKYQGKFPETVVATGYLADMTEISIELKVQHITDMPLDNIFAAQQIALLTAKAWLSADKQLERKVIKLSIENSVLSEYTSMVVLQTNLDAAQKVKQKPKGRTGANEPLRFQLHGLKLGFGDKAATRENLLTAFGDEKPLEMLKIFKKAGGCCSRVADCLCCMCCIKACNRMNDQCAILLAQVCAALSCLGCYECCAEVCCGGSES
- the LOC109770042 gene encoding uncharacterized protein isoform X4: MSYNTQVTEVEDQTMENTMKGILKPHMFCLTIPQVEGGADIVATVRWSQKLHYDNGRFTVDIPFRFPYYVNPLPKVFMKREKIQLTVNSGFSKEVLLQGTSHSLKEKARQGDKLSFLHEAVVENWSNKDFTFSYSVYSGDLSGGIHVQPSISQDYDDRDTFSIFILPGSGNRKVFKKAVVFVVDTSGSMKGKPLENVKNAVSTALSELVQGDYFNIITFNEELHSFSSCLEKVNEKAIASANDWMNANFVAEGGTDIMHPLNEAMALLSSAHDALPQIFLMTDGSVDDEHDICQTVKNELLSRGSKSPRISTFGLGLYCNHYFLRMVASIGKGHFDAALETGSIESRILKWFRKASNTIVANISIDATGHLNDFEVDSEYIPDISTQCPLCISGKYQGKFPETVVATGYLADMTEISIELKVQHITDMPLDNIFAAQQIALLTAKAWLSADKQLERKVIKLSIENSVLSEYTSMVVLQTNLDAAQKVKQKPKGRTGANEPLRFQLHGLKLGFGDKAATRENLLTAFGDEKPLEMLKIFKKAGGCCSRVADCLCCMCCIKACNRMNDQCAILLAQVCAALSCLGCYECCAEVCCGGSES